CAACTTTTCCAAAGATAGGAAGGGAAATCTGTGGTGTAAATCCCAAGGCCTACTTGCTGGGTCAAAGGGTTTAtacattcaacttttttttttgctaagtatCATCTAATAATTTTTCCAGgaggctgtaccagtttacactgAGCAGAGAGCctccttttctgcttttccatttttggtGGGTCTTTGAGAAGTGACTGTGTAACAGCTGTGTAGCTCTCCAGAGAATGGATACACAGGGGGAACTATGTAGGGGTCTTCTTCTCCCATGGATGCAGACAATCATATGTATCGTAAATTCACAGGAGTATTCAGAGTTGTTCTAGATGCCTCTAACATTCTACTGACTTATTCTTTTGCCAATAATATCCTATCTTTACGCCAAGGCTTTTAGCATTCCATTACCTAGCATGCTAAACGCATACCTTGAAACATCACATCTGTCCTTAGAAATatctattgcatacgaactcTGAATCTTTGAGTCCCGTTCAGAGAATCAACATCTTTTCATAACGAGTCTCCTGGTTCAGGTCTTACCCTTCAGGTAAGGTCTCTctgacatttcattttctttcataaacAATTTGCACATTTCTCGTGAGGTGTATCTCCTGTGTGGGGTTTTCTGGTTGTGCGTGGGAACCTTTTTTCCTTTGACTGTGCTTCCCGATGTTTTTGCTGCAGTGTGCATGACAGGGAGAGGGGTCAGAAGTAGAATTACTCAGTAGAAAGATTTCCATGGTCAAGTAAGTCTGGGCTAAACACAGCTAAGCAGATCTGTTCATTGCAGAATCCCCAAGAAGGGCATAGGGAATTTCCTGCACGTAGAGGCCATGGAACCCTTTGTCATCCCGGGACATACTCTGGGAAAGGACGcatccgtgtgtgtgtgggggggggggggtctcgcAACTTCCACCTGCTCCTTCCCAACCAAACGCGGCAGACTGCCCAGTGTCCAGTGCAAGCTTTAATGCGCGATACTCGGCGAGAGCCCTGTCTCAgcggctgccagctgtggctgtggctctgtTGGGAGACAGCTGGGCCAGATGCCTGGGAGCGTGGAGTCTAAAGCGCGAGCCGGGGCACAAGGAGATTGAGCAGGCACCCTGTGGGGACCAGGCTCCTAGGGGTGCGGTGGAGGGGGCTgtgggcttcaggctggcccctCCTCAGGCATTCCTAGCAAAGCcaccaggggctccaggggcGTGGGGGTCCCCAGGGGCACAGGGTGGGTGCGTTCATGCTTGCGTAGGTCGCTGGCGCTCAGGAAGGCCTTGGGGCAGTGGGGGCAGGTATAAGGGCGCACGGAGCTGTGGGTGCGGCTGTGTTTGCGCAGCCCAGCACGGTCTGAGAAGCTCTTCCCGCACTGGCTGCAGGGAAAGGGCCGCAGCTCCGGGTGGGAGCGCTCGTGCCGCCGCAGCAAGGTCATCGTGGCGAAGCTCTCCTTGCACTCGCGGCACGCAAACTGCGGCGGCTTCTCGTCGGCCTCCTCACCCCCCACCTCGCCTGCCCCTCCCAAGGGACCTGGAGCCTCCCCGACCGCAGCATCCTGGCACTCCACGTGCTCCACTGTCATACCTACCACTTGCCACTGGGTGGCCATCACACCGCCGGACTCCGGcggcagccccagcagccccgcCGGAGGGTCCCCTAGCCCTGTACCTGCTGCCGGGGCGGCCGAGCCCTCGCCAGCCACGCCGAcaggcagcgccagccccacgacCAGCTCCTGCTGCGGGGGAGCCCCCGCCGCCTCGCTGCTCCGATGGGTCCGCTCGTGCTTCCGCAGGCTCGATGACACCACGAACGACTTGCCGCAGGCGTTGCAGTGGAACGGGCGCTCCCCGGAGTGCACGCGGCTGTGCTTGGTGAGGCTGGCGCGCTCGGCGAAGGCTCGCCCGCACTCCTCGCAGCGGAAGGGCCGCTGGCCCGAGTGCACCAGCGCGTGCCGCTTGAGGTCCCAGGACGCCACGAACGTCTTGTCGCACTGCAGGCACTTGAAGGGCCGGTCGCCCGTGTGCACGCGCCGGTGCATGGCCAGGTCAGCGGGCTGCCGGAAGTCCTTGCCGCACTTCTCGCAGCGGTACGGCTTCACGCCCTCGTGCGCGCGCTGGTGGCGCCGGAAGCTCGAGGGGTCGGAGAACATGCGGCCGCAGCGCGGGCACAGGAAGGGCTTCTCCCCGGAGTGAGTGCGCTCGTGGCTCTGGTAGGAGCTGAGCTGCGTGAAGCCCTTGCCGCAGGCCGGGCAGCGATAGGGCTTCTGCGCCGCGTGGATGCGCTGGTGGCAGGTGAGCGACGACGAGCGGGAGAAGCTCTTCCCGCACTCAGAGCAGAGGAAGGGGCGCTCGCCGGTGTGGGACCTGTGGGGGCGTGGAGGAGCGGGCATGTATCAGACCCACAACCTGACCGCCTCAGCCCAACGCTGTGAGAGCCATAAGGTCGCACCCAACCCTCAGCTGGGGCCCCCCATTCCAGGGAAGGCGCCTCTCGTACATCGAAGGACTGGACAGACCAGGCGCCACGCCCAGCCATACTGGGGCTCCTCCAGTcggtcctgccctgcccccacccccacgacTGTCCCATGGGGCCAGCAACTTCTCTCACTTGCCCAGCCCTTCCCGATACATCGGCCCCACCCACCTTCCCACTGGCTCCCAGTCTCTCGCTGCGACTCATCCCCAAGCCCCATTGGCTCAGCGGCGCTGTTGCCCCGCCCCCCCGCCGGGAGCTCACCGCTCATGGTTGCGCAGGTCCTTGAGCTCGGCGTAGGCTTTGCCGCAG
This sequence is a window from Lepus europaeus isolate LE1 chromosome 21, mLepTim1.pri, whole genome shotgun sequence. Protein-coding genes within it:
- the ZNF668 gene encoding zinc finger protein 668, with product MEVEASEPRSPTPGYKRSGRRYKCLSCTKTFPNAPRAARHAATHGPSDCAEEAAEGKPKPETEPKAEEASGDKVSGSAAKPRPYACPLCPKAYKTAPELRSHGRSHTGEKPFPCPECGRRFMQPVCLRVHLASHAGELPFRCAHCPKAYGALSKLKIHQRGHTGERPYACADCGKSFADPSVFRKHRRTHAGLRPYGCERCGKAYAELKDLRNHERSHTGERPFLCSECGKSFSRSSSLTCHQRIHAAQKPYRCPACGKGFTQLSSYQSHERTHSGEKPFLCPRCGRMFSDPSSFRRHQRAHEGVKPYRCEKCGKDFRQPADLAMHRRVHTGDRPFKCLQCDKTFVASWDLKRHALVHSGQRPFRCEECGRAFAERASLTKHSRVHSGERPFHCNACGKSFVVSSSLRKHERTHRSSEAAGAPPQQELVVGLALPVGVAGEGSAAPAAGTGLGDPPAGLLGLPPESGGVMATQWQVVGMTVEHVECQDAAVGEAPGPLGGAGEVGGEEADEKPPQFACRECKESFATMTLLRRHERSHPELRPFPCSQCGKSFSDRAGLRKHSRTHSSVRPYTCPHCPKAFLSASDLRKHERTHPVPLGTPTPLEPLVALLGMPEEGPA